A stretch of the Planktothricoides raciborskii GIHE-MW2 genome encodes the following:
- the psb28 gene encoding photosystem II reaction center protein Psb28, with protein sequence MPVSVQFIDGINEEVSGISLRRRRDSGTNLVVLLFEDLEALKGGRSFTNKIDTLSLRDQEGEIKVIPSGMKFFFADDEHDLAKAECSFELRTQAELERVMRFLHRYADAYGFEFQSN encoded by the coding sequence ATGCCTGTATCCGTGCAATTTATAGATGGGATCAACGAAGAAGTGAGTGGAATTAGCCTACGCCGTCGGCGAGACAGTGGCACCAACTTGGTTGTTTTATTGTTTGAGGACTTAGAGGCATTAAAAGGAGGACGGAGTTTTACTAATAAAATTGATACCTTGTCTTTACGGGATCAAGAAGGGGAAATTAAAGTTATCCCCAGTGGCATGAAGTTCTTTTTTGCCGATGACGAGCATGATTTAGCCAAAGCCGAATGTTCTTTTGAACTGAGGACACAAGCGGAATTGGAGCGAGTGATGCGATTTTTACATCGCTATGCTGATGCATATGGCTTTGAATTTCAGTCAAATTAA